From the genome of Opitutus sp. ER46:
TTCGAGAGTCGACGGCTCCCGGTTTTGTGTCGTTCGTATTGAAGTGATAGCCTTGGTTGCCAACGACTGGCATCCAGCTCTTCCCTAACCAGACGCTATCCACGTTATTGTCGGCGCGCGCGATCCTCGCCGCATCTTGGTCCGAGAATCCGGCATGCGACGAAAGCTCTTTGGTGCGATCTAGATGGTAATCGGAGCCCCACAGCCCCAGCGGATCGGTCTTGCTGACGGGATTGTTGTCGAATGAAGCATACCAGTTTAGTCCGCCCCCGAAGCCGATGGGATCGGCGTTGAGGAACCGCATCAGCCGCGGGTTGTAATAGCGCGCACGCATGCAGATCAGTCCGTTGGTATCGGTCATGACGCCGTATTCCCCGTTGAAGAGGAACGGGGTGTCGGTGCTGCCGGTGCGCTCGGTGATCGTCCCGTAAGGCGCGTACCCGATCCGGTCGGTCACGTTCTGGCTGTCGTCGGTCAGGACCAGGGTGCTGCCGACTTGGTTGCCGTGGTACGTCCGGGTCACGCCACCGGATTCCTGGTACAGCAGTCCATGCCCGTACACGTAGTAGGTGGTCACGCCGCCTTTCGTCCGTCGCAACACCCGGGATAGCGCCGCATTGGGATCCACCAGGAAGCTTGCCGCGCCGGTGCCGGTCACGGCCGTCCGCAGGCCGTCCGGATTGTAGGTGTATCCGGAACCGTCGAACGACGTCAGCCGGTTGCGCGCGTCATAGCTGTAGGTTTTCATCGCGCCGCTCGGCGAGGGTCCGGTCGTCAT
Proteins encoded in this window:
- a CDS encoding RHS repeat-associated core domain-containing protein, giving the protein MTTGPSPSGAMKTYSYDARNRLTSFDGSGYTYNPDGLRTAVTGTGAASFLVDPNAALSRVLRRTKGGVTTYYVYGHGLLYQESGGVTRTYHGNQVGSTLVLTDDSQNVTDRIGYAPYGTITERTGSTDTPFLFNGEYGVMTDTNGLICMRARYYNPRLMRFLNADPIGFGGGLNWYASFDNNPVSKTDPLGLWGSDYHLDRTKELSSHAGFSDQDAARIARADNNVDSVWLGKSWMPVVGNQGYHFNTNDTKPGAVDSRIAYSQIHLDKAISYQAKADNLASGGFFSRLLSGIFHSLAMSNLGKALHPAQDVSAHTASVTQKAAGVYYHAQDGTVDNMPDRPDAVKAADEATNAILNKYQEGVSAGGCRK